The following coding sequences are from one Kosakonia sp. H02 window:
- the nudE gene encoding ADP compounds hydrolase NudE: protein MSESLQKPTILNVETVASSRLFNVERVDLEFSNGVRRVYERMRPSTHEAVMIVPIVDDHLILIREYAVGTESYELGFSKGLIDPGESIYEAANRELKEEVGFGAKELTFLKKLSMAPSYFSSKMNILVAEDLYPESLPGDEPEPLPQVRWPLKHLMDLLEDPDFTEARNVSALFLVREWLKSQGRL, encoded by the coding sequence ATGAGCGAATCATTGCAAAAACCCACCATTCTTAACGTCGAAACCGTAGCCTCTTCACGACTTTTTAACGTAGAGCGTGTTGACCTGGAATTTAGCAACGGTGTGCGCCGGGTCTATGAACGTATGCGTCCTTCTACTCATGAAGCGGTGATGATTGTGCCGATTGTCGACGATCATCTGATCCTGATCCGCGAATATGCGGTCGGCACCGAATCCTACGAGCTGGGATTTTCCAAAGGGCTTATCGATCCGGGTGAGAGTATATACGAAGCGGCGAACCGTGAACTAAAAGAAGAGGTTGGATTTGGCGCAAAAGAGCTTACTTTTCTGAAAAAACTCAGCATGGCGCCCTCTTATTTCTCCAGCAAAATGAACATTCTTGTTGCAGAAGACCTTTATCCTGAGTCATTGCCAGGTGACGAGCCAGAGCCGCTACCGCAGGTACGCTGGCCGTTGAAGCACCTGATGGACCTGCTTGAAGACCCGGATTTCACCGAAGCCCGCAACGTCAGTGCGCTGTTTTTAGTGCGCGAATGGTTAAAAAGCCAGGGGCGGCTCTGA